In Patescibacteria group bacterium, a single window of DNA contains:
- a CDS encoding DUF192 domain-containing protein: MKEAREIFLMLGAVIVILLVLRFNLLGNFLHTNPLASSTPVATGLTNLKPITINKTNIMVEIANTEALREKGLSGINSLPSDQGMIFDFGTKNITPLNARFWMKGMLIPLDFIWITNNKVVEITPNVPAPAANTPDNQLLIYQPSENIDFVLEVNAGFAMNNLIKVGDNVTGL; encoded by the coding sequence ATGAAGGAAGCACGCGAAATATTTTTAATGCTTGGAGCAGTAATTGTTATTCTTCTTGTGCTTCGATTTAATTTACTTGGTAATTTCTTACATACTAATCCACTGGCAAGCTCCACACCTGTTGCCACAGGGCTTACAAATTTAAAACCAATAACTATTAACAAAACAAATATTATGGTTGAAATTGCAAATACTGAAGCTCTTCGGGAAAAAGGGCTAAGCGGAATTAATAGTTTACCATCAGACCAGGGAATGATCTTTGATTTTGGGACAAAAAATATTACGCCGCTTAATGCAAGATTCTGGATGAAAGGAATGCTTATTCCGCTGGACTTTATCTGGATAACTAATAATAAAGTTGTGGAAATTACGCCAAATGTTCCAGCTCCAGCCGCAAATACTCCTGACAACCAACTTTTGATTTATCAACCTTCTGAAAATATAGATTTTGTTTTGGAAGTAAACGCAGGTTTTGCAATGAATAATCTTATAAAAGTAGGCGATAATGTTACGGGTCTATGA